The following are encoded together in the Acaryochloris thomasi RCC1774 genome:
- a CDS encoding cytochrome c biogenesis protein CcdA yields the protein MIDSLQLQLYHLEQFANHLVSGQLDHLSLVSLGVIFAAGLLTSLTPCTLSMLPITVGYIGGYEADSRWFAVRQSIWFCLGLASTLTGFGILAAMVGRIYGQVGGGLAIAVSLLAILMGLNLLQVLPLRFPSLDNVDLDKLPVPRGVRTFLVGLTFGLVASPCSTPVLATLLAWISTTQDPLLGAGLLLSYTAGYTAPLLIAGTFTAAIKRFLELRRWSAWITPASGVLLIGFGMFSLLTRMFPSAI from the coding sequence ATGATCGATTCGCTGCAGCTGCAGCTTTATCACTTAGAGCAATTCGCAAATCATTTGGTATCCGGCCAGCTTGATCACCTGAGTCTTGTCAGTTTAGGGGTGATTTTTGCGGCGGGTCTACTCACCAGTTTGACGCCCTGTACCCTTTCGATGCTTCCGATTACGGTGGGTTATATTGGCGGCTACGAAGCTGACAGTCGTTGGTTTGCTGTTCGGCAGTCGATTTGGTTCTGTCTGGGATTGGCGTCAACTTTGACTGGATTCGGTATTCTGGCGGCGATGGTGGGCCGTATCTATGGCCAAGTTGGCGGTGGACTTGCGATCGCCGTTAGCCTGCTTGCCATCCTCATGGGTCTCAACCTGCTGCAGGTCTTACCGCTGCGCTTCCCGAGCTTAGATAACGTTGACCTTGATAAGCTGCCGGTGCCGCGTGGGGTGCGAACCTTCCTTGTGGGCCTTACCTTTGGACTGGTGGCCTCTCCCTGCAGTACGCCTGTTTTAGCAACGCTCCTCGCCTGGATCTCAACGACGCAGGATCCTTTGCTGGGCGCAGGGTTGCTCCTGTCCTACACGGCTGGGTACACTGCCCCGTTGTTGATTGCTGGCACCTTCACTGCTGCGATTAAGCGTTTTCTAGAACTGCGCCGCTGGTCTGCTTGGATTACGCCCGCCAGCGGTGTGCTGCTGATTGGGTTTGGAATGTTTTCGCTGCTGACGCGGATGTTCCCATCTGCGATTTAA
- a CDS encoding DUF3172 domain-containing protein — MKRRSSNNSIGSRQQGPFSSTMLAILGGVFILGVALGVTFSSTTNITPENVASIQYIDQKVPNAEICQAYGASATVMDTRTFVTFKPFSVFISQPIMQPGCVIRLNNVGILQKRKLVDSEQVRECRQRLNTFGYTGDLEKGPSINCLYQSDSDKNRFLDQSGSGTLPREADNF, encoded by the coding sequence ATGAAACGCAGATCGTCTAATAACTCGATAGGTTCAAGACAGCAGGGGCCATTCTCGTCTACGATGCTAGCAATTCTAGGTGGCGTATTCATTTTGGGCGTTGCCCTTGGAGTCACCTTTAGCTCAACGACAAATATTACGCCTGAAAACGTGGCCTCCATTCAGTATATTGATCAGAAAGTGCCCAATGCAGAGATCTGTCAGGCCTATGGTGCGAGTGCCACGGTGATGGATACGCGTACCTTTGTCACCTTCAAGCCCTTCAGTGTATTCATCTCTCAACCCATTATGCAGCCAGGCTGCGTTATCCGGCTTAATAATGTTGGCATTTTGCAGAAGCGCAAGCTTGTTGACAGTGAGCAGGTTCGCGAGTGTCGGCAGCGCCTTAATACCTTTGGTTATACGGGCGATCTCGAGAAGGGCCCTAGTATCAACTGCCTTTATCAAAGTGACAGTGACAAAAATCGTTTCCTTGATCAATCAGGGAGCGGTACCTTACCCCGTGAAGCTGATAACTTTTAG
- a CDS encoding FtsW/RodA/SpoVE family cell cycle protein, whose translation MKLRRLIPFLDPSVQDWSSEARWLHWLTFFWLSAGLVILFSATLHMDQGGANEGLSYFVRQLLWVSLGLVVFYFAVHTPLQRSLAVARVTFFVLLVLIFATRIPGVGASVNGASRWILIGPVPLQPSELMKPFLILQGASIFGRWSRLPMRDRLSWLGLFAATLFAILIQPNLSTTALCGITLWLVALAAGLSLQSLGLTALAGAGLAALSIFRNEYQMRRMLSFTNPWADSLGDGYQLSQSLLAVGSGGVTGAGFGASQQKLSYLPFQHTDFIFSIFAEEFGLLGGLSLLLLLFAYSLLALRVVAKTMDPTHRLIGTGAMVVLIGQALINIGVAIGVLPTTGLPFPLLSYGGSSMIASLAISGLLIRVARESQGAEVVPLQAEPAFGGAPHLKSLSSAAALASEQDMLAQKRQAWAKQRKTRRRKRR comes from the coding sequence GTGAAGCTGCGTCGTTTAATTCCATTTTTGGATCCATCAGTACAGGACTGGTCCAGTGAGGCGCGCTGGCTCCACTGGCTGACCTTCTTTTGGCTGTCGGCGGGTTTGGTGATCTTGTTCTCCGCCACGCTGCATATGGATCAAGGAGGTGCTAATGAAGGGCTCTCTTATTTTGTGCGCCAGCTTCTGTGGGTCTCGCTGGGTTTGGTGGTCTTCTACTTTGCGGTGCATACGCCACTACAGCGATCTTTAGCGGTGGCGCGCGTCACCTTTTTTGTTTTGCTGGTCCTGATCTTTGCAACCCGTATTCCAGGTGTAGGCGCTTCCGTCAACGGGGCAAGCCGCTGGATCTTGATTGGGCCGGTTCCGCTGCAGCCTTCTGAACTGATGAAGCCGTTTTTGATTTTGCAGGGTGCCTCCATCTTTGGTCGGTGGTCACGGTTGCCGATGCGGGATCGCCTGTCTTGGCTGGGACTGTTTGCCGCGACGCTGTTTGCAATTTTGATACAGCCGAACCTGAGCACTACGGCTCTGTGTGGGATTACGCTGTGGCTTGTGGCACTGGCGGCGGGATTGTCATTACAAAGTTTGGGCTTGACGGCTTTGGCGGGTGCGGGACTAGCTGCCTTGAGCATTTTTCGCAATGAGTATCAGATGCGGCGGATGCTCTCGTTTACGAATCCTTGGGCTGATTCACTGGGAGATGGCTATCAGCTCAGTCAAAGTCTGCTGGCCGTTGGCTCTGGGGGCGTCACGGGGGCCGGTTTTGGTGCGTCTCAGCAAAAGCTATCCTATCTTCCGTTTCAGCACACAGATTTTATCTTCTCTATCTTTGCGGAGGAGTTTGGGCTTTTAGGTGGGCTGTCTTTGCTACTGCTGCTGTTTGCCTATAGCCTGTTGGCGCTGCGGGTGGTTGCTAAAACAATGGATCCGACCCATCGCTTGATCGGTACAGGAGCAATGGTGGTGTTGATTGGGCAGGCTTTGATCAATATCGGGGTGGCGATTGGTGTTTTGCCAACGACGGGTTTGCCTTTTCCGTTACTCAGCTATGGCGGTAGCTCAATGATTGCGAGTTTAGCGATTTCGGGCCTTCTGATTCGGGTGGCCCGTGAGAGCCAAGGAGCCGAAGTTGTGCCTTTACAGGCAGAGCCTGCTTTTGGCGGAGCGCCTCATTTAAAATCTCTGTCCTCCGCTGCAGCTTTGGCGTCTGAGCAGGATATGCTGGCCCAAAAGCGTCAAGCCTGGGCAAAACAAAGAAAAACACGGCGGCGGAAGAGGCGCTAG
- the psbM gene encoding photosystem II reaction center protein PsbM: MQVNDFGFIVTILFILVPTVFLVLLYAQTASREGSE, translated from the coding sequence ATGCAAGTTAACGATTTTGGATTCATTGTCACCATTTTGTTCATTCTTGTGCCCACAGTTTTCTTGGTTCTGCTCTACGCTCAAACGGCAAGTCGTGAAGGTAGTGAATAG
- a CDS encoding prepilin peptidase, translating to MGFDWSVLVISFLVFVLGASVGSFLNVVVYRLPAGLSLLRPPSRCPSCLTKLKPYDNVPVLGWLWLRGKCRYCSLPIAPRYPMVEFLAGCLFLLVFVVFGVSLKTPGYWVFMSWLLALAFIDLDTMTLPNPLTQSGVILGLLFQVLLGWSAEGGAGLAQGLISGFGAAVLGIWVFDLVQIVGSVVLGQTAMGGGDAKLAAMIGAWLGWKLMLLSAFLACLFGAVIGVGGIALGLIGRRQHIPFGPYLVLGAGLALFVGPQILDVYWQWLGF from the coding sequence ATGGGATTTGATTGGTCAGTGCTGGTCATTAGCTTTTTAGTTTTTGTTTTAGGAGCTTCTGTCGGCAGCTTCTTAAATGTTGTGGTCTATCGTTTGCCTGCAGGACTCTCGCTGCTGCGACCGCCGTCTCGTTGCCCATCTTGCCTGACGAAGCTGAAGCCCTACGACAATGTACCGGTGCTGGGTTGGTTGTGGCTGCGGGGGAAGTGTCGATATTGCTCGTTGCCAATTGCGCCTCGATATCCCATGGTTGAGTTTTTGGCAGGCTGTCTCTTTTTGTTGGTGTTTGTTGTGTTTGGTGTCTCGTTAAAGACGCCTGGATATTGGGTTTTTATGAGCTGGCTGCTGGCTCTAGCCTTTATCGATCTTGATACGATGACGCTGCCCAATCCGTTGACGCAGTCGGGGGTAATCCTGGGGCTGCTTTTTCAGGTCCTACTGGGCTGGAGCGCAGAAGGGGGAGCTGGTTTGGCCCAAGGACTTATTTCTGGTTTTGGGGCGGCAGTCCTGGGAATTTGGGTGTTTGACCTTGTTCAAATTGTGGGGTCTGTGGTTTTAGGGCAGACGGCGATGGGCGGGGGGGATGCAAAGCTGGCGGCTATGATTGGTGCATGGCTGGGCTGGAAGCTGATGCTCTTAAGTGCTTTTTTGGCCTGTCTTTTTGGTGCTGTGATTGGGGTTGGCGGTATTGCGCTGGGACTGATTGGGCGTCGCCAACATATTCCCTTCGGCCCTTATTTAGTTCTGGGAGCTGGGCTGGCTCTGTTTGTGGGGCCTCAAATACTGGATGTCTATTGGCAGTGGTTGGGATTCTGA
- a CDS encoding valine--pyruvate transaminase, with protein sequence MPPSLTQFGTQMSKLTGVRAIMKDIIDTLGTTQGQSFINLSAGNPVILEPIAQLWRDCTADLLSSPDYSEVVCRYGTSQGYQPLIEAIIQEFNQRYNLHLNARQILITPGSQALYFLAANAFGGYTTEEKLKKVVLPLSPDYTGYGGVSLTPASLLAYKPRIDLQDRKHRFKYRPDFDQLCFDSQTGCVIFSRPCNPTGNVLTDAEVRQIVNLAQPLNIPVFIDSAYGPPFPGLNYTEYQPVFAPNVIHCMSLSKAGLPGERVGIAIGDQAIIQALEAFQTNVCIHSGRYGQAIATRAIKSGALAQLSTTVIRPYYQAKLNILETALEQYFPDNIPWFLHVGEGAIFGWLWFQNLPISDWDLYQKLKAAGVLVVPGSPFFPGLQQDWQHIHECIRISLTATDAEIEEGIKTIAAILPKVYSSKESAKDR encoded by the coding sequence ATGCCCCCTTCGCTGACCCAGTTTGGTACCCAAATGTCAAAGCTGACTGGGGTGCGAGCCATCATGAAAGATATTATTGACACCCTCGGGACCACTCAAGGACAGTCATTTATCAATCTCAGTGCCGGTAACCCCGTCATTCTTGAACCCATTGCTCAGCTATGGCGCGACTGTACAGCGGACCTACTATCCAGTCCTGACTACAGTGAAGTGGTCTGTCGCTACGGCACGAGCCAAGGGTATCAACCGCTAATTGAGGCGATTATTCAAGAATTCAATCAGCGCTATAATCTGCACCTTAACGCTCGCCAAATACTAATTACACCAGGCAGTCAGGCCCTCTACTTCTTGGCGGCCAACGCTTTTGGCGGATACACCACCGAAGAAAAACTCAAAAAAGTTGTTCTACCCCTCAGTCCTGATTACACTGGCTACGGCGGTGTAAGTTTGACCCCTGCATCACTGCTAGCCTACAAGCCTCGCATCGATCTTCAAGATCGCAAACACCGCTTCAAATATCGTCCTGATTTTGATCAGCTTTGTTTCGATAGCCAAACTGGCTGTGTTATCTTCTCCCGCCCCTGCAATCCCACGGGTAACGTTCTGACAGATGCTGAAGTCAGGCAAATCGTTAACCTCGCTCAGCCACTAAATATCCCTGTCTTCATAGACTCTGCCTATGGCCCTCCTTTCCCAGGCTTGAACTATACCGAGTATCAGCCAGTCTTCGCCCCTAACGTTATCCACTGCATGAGTTTATCCAAGGCAGGTTTACCAGGAGAAAGAGTAGGCATCGCCATTGGTGATCAAGCTATCATTCAAGCGTTAGAAGCATTTCAGACCAATGTCTGTATTCACTCTGGACGCTACGGACAAGCGATCGCAACTCGCGCCATCAAGTCTGGTGCACTAGCGCAGCTCTCAACCACAGTGATTCGGCCCTATTATCAAGCCAAGCTCAATATTTTAGAAACAGCACTTGAGCAATACTTTCCCGACAATATTCCTTGGTTTCTGCATGTGGGTGAAGGCGCAATCTTTGGCTGGCTATGGTTTCAGAACCTACCCATAAGCGACTGGGACCTTTACCAAAAACTCAAGGCAGCCGGTGTTTTAGTTGTTCCAGGCAGCCCTTTCTTCCCAGGCCTGCAGCAAGACTGGCAACACATCCATGAGTGCATACGAATTAGCCTGACAGCCACCGACGCAGAAATAGAAGAGGGCATCAAAACCATTGCAGCCATTTTACCCAAAGTTTACAGCTCGAAAGAATCAGCAAAAGACAGATAA
- a CDS encoding 2Fe-2S iron-sulfur cluster-binding protein: MPTLTFVNEGQEIFVSRGNNLRQEALDNSISIYKLKGKLMNCGGYGQCGTCVIEVVEGMSNLSPRTEVEDRKLQRKPDSYRLACQTLVQGNASIKTKP; this comes from the coding sequence ATGCCAACGCTAACTTTCGTCAACGAAGGTCAAGAAATCTTTGTTTCTAGGGGTAATAATCTTCGACAGGAAGCGCTAGACAACAGCATCAGCATATATAAGCTCAAGGGGAAGCTTATGAACTGTGGGGGATATGGTCAATGTGGCACTTGCGTTATCGAGGTTGTGGAGGGGATGAGTAACCTATCACCACGAACAGAGGTCGAAGATCGTAAGTTGCAGCGCAAGCCCGACAGTTATCGTCTAGCCTGCCAAACGCTGGTTCAGGGAAACGCCAGTATCAAAACAAAGCCTTGA
- the rimM gene encoding ribosome maturation factor RimM (Essential for efficient processing of 16S rRNA) codes for MNHSNLAKFDRNQWLPIGWIVGPQGLKGEVRVYPDTDFPERFETPGTRWLCPPDQLTPNPIELLQGRYLAKKGLYIIQLAGVDSREQAESLKQSTLLVQATDRPALAQDEYYLPDLIGLDVILQSSQEIIGKVTSLIPAGNDLLEVELNDSSERVLIPFVKAIVPSVSLTNKTIEISPPAGLLPQT; via the coding sequence ATGAATCATAGCAATCTTGCAAAGTTTGATCGTAACCAGTGGCTCCCGATCGGCTGGATAGTTGGTCCTCAAGGCCTCAAAGGAGAAGTGCGAGTCTATCCAGACACTGACTTTCCTGAGCGGTTTGAAACACCAGGAACACGATGGCTTTGCCCGCCCGATCAGCTTACCCCCAACCCCATCGAACTCCTACAGGGACGCTACCTGGCAAAGAAGGGTCTGTATATCATCCAGCTAGCAGGTGTCGATAGTAGAGAGCAGGCTGAAAGCCTCAAACAATCAACCCTACTCGTTCAAGCGACCGATCGGCCAGCTCTAGCGCAGGATGAATACTATCTACCAGACTTAATAGGGCTAGACGTCATATTGCAAAGCAGCCAAGAAATCATTGGAAAAGTGACCAGTCTGATCCCCGCAGGGAATGATCTATTAGAGGTAGAGCTAAATGATTCATCAGAGAGAGTACTTATTCCATTCGTCAAAGCCATCGTGCCCTCCGTTAGTCTCACAAACAAAACCATTGAGATTTCCCCACCAGCGGGCTTGCTGCCTCAAACTTAA
- a CDS encoding RNA recognition motif domain-containing protein has protein sequence MTLYIGNLSYQVTDQDIREVLSEYGQIQRLNLPVDRETGRMRGFAFVEMSDDGQEDAAIDDLNGAEWMGRSLKVNRAKPRDSRS, from the coding sequence ATGACTCTGTATATTGGCAATCTTTCGTATCAGGTGACCGACCAAGATATCCGGGAAGTTTTATCTGAATATGGTCAAATCCAACGGCTGAATTTACCTGTTGACCGTGAAACGGGTCGAATGCGTGGTTTTGCCTTTGTTGAAATGTCTGATGATGGGCAAGAAGATGCTGCTATTGACGATCTCAATGGTGCAGAATGGATGGGGCGTTCGTTAAAGGTCAACAGAGCAAAACCCCGAGACTCTCGTTCGTAA
- a CDS encoding RrF2 family transcriptional regulator, whose protein sequence is MELSCKSEYALLALIVLADYHPDGEPVQIRQIAAQQNIPDRYLEQLLASLRRSGLVRSQRGAKGGYLLTREPWQITLLEVINCIEGRDITAPIEELAETTERTAIREVWQRACSQMSAVFRDCTLQELCDRRDAKQPSQLMYYI, encoded by the coding sequence GTGGAGCTTTCCTGTAAAAGTGAATATGCTCTGCTGGCTCTCATTGTGCTGGCGGATTATCACCCTGACGGGGAACCCGTTCAGATTCGTCAGATTGCGGCGCAGCAGAATATTCCTGACCGCTATCTTGAGCAGCTATTGGCGAGCTTGCGTCGCTCTGGGTTGGTGCGATCGCAACGTGGAGCGAAGGGTGGATACCTCTTAACTCGGGAGCCGTGGCAGATCACCCTGTTAGAGGTGATTAACTGCATTGAGGGACGCGATATTACTGCGCCCATTGAAGAGCTGGCTGAAACCACTGAAAGGACCGCCATCCGAGAGGTTTGGCAACGAGCCTGCTCGCAGATGAGTGCGGTGTTTCGAGACTGCACGCTGCAGGAGCTTTGCGATCGCAGGGATGCTAAACAGCCGTCGCAACTGATGTACTACATTTGA
- the psbB gene encoding photosystem II chlorophyll-binding protein CP47: MGLPWYRVHSVVLNDPGRLLGVHLMHTALVTGWAGSMAIFELAKFDPSDPILNPMWRQGMYVMPFMSRLGVTHSWSGWTVTGETYEPVAGFLGAHYNFWSFEGVALMHIIISGLYFLAAIWHWVNWDLELFFPQGSKEPVVDLPRVFGAHLFLLGLLCFGFGSLHLTGVMGPGMWVSDPYGLTGHVQPVAPDWGPTGFDPFNPGGIVAHHIAAGALLLLGGIFHLVTRPSERLYSALRMGNVETALSSAIAAVAGAAFVVTGTMWFGSATTPIELYGPTRYQWDSGYFQQEIQRRVQSGEDYSSIPEKLAFYDYVGNSPAKGGLFRAGAMNSGDGIAEGWLGHPTFRDGEGSELFVRRLPNFFETFPVVLTDANNVVKADIPFRRSESRYSFEQQGVTVSFSGGNLDGQTFSDPAVVKSYARKAQLGEPFEFDTETLESDGIFRTSTRGWFTFGHACFALLFFFGHWWHGARTLFRDVFAGVDPNLSEEQVEWGVFEKFGDPTTRKS, from the coding sequence ATGGGACTACCCTGGTACCGCGTACACTCAGTCGTTTTGAACGACCCAGGGCGACTGCTTGGTGTACACCTGATGCATACGGCTTTGGTTACGGGTTGGGCCGGCTCCATGGCTATCTTTGAGCTAGCCAAGTTTGATCCAAGTGATCCAATTCTCAATCCAATGTGGCGTCAGGGTATGTATGTCATGCCTTTCATGTCGCGCTTAGGCGTCACTCATTCCTGGAGTGGGTGGACTGTTACTGGCGAGACCTATGAGCCTGTTGCTGGCTTTTTGGGTGCTCACTATAACTTTTGGAGCTTTGAGGGCGTTGCTCTCATGCACATTATTATTTCGGGTCTCTATTTCCTGGCTGCGATTTGGCACTGGGTAAATTGGGATTTGGAACTCTTTTTCCCACAGGGCAGTAAAGAGCCTGTAGTTGACTTGCCAAGAGTGTTTGGAGCTCACTTGTTCCTGCTTGGCCTGCTCTGCTTTGGCTTTGGCTCTTTACACCTGACCGGTGTCATGGGGCCTGGAATGTGGGTCTCTGATCCCTATGGTTTGACCGGCCATGTTCAGCCTGTTGCTCCTGATTGGGGTCCGACGGGATTTGATCCATTCAATCCTGGTGGAATTGTTGCTCACCACATTGCTGCGGGTGCTTTGCTTCTGTTAGGCGGTATTTTTCACTTGGTCACCCGTCCTTCAGAGCGTTTGTATAGTGCGCTGCGAATGGGTAATGTTGAAACTGCACTGTCCAGCGCAATTGCTGCGGTTGCTGGTGCTGCTTTCGTCGTTACTGGAACGATGTGGTTTGGTAGTGCAACTACGCCAATTGAACTGTATGGTCCCACTCGTTATCAGTGGGATAGCGGTTACTTCCAGCAAGAAATTCAGCGACGTGTTCAGTCTGGAGAGGACTACTCCTCTATCCCTGAGAAGCTTGCCTTCTATGACTATGTCGGTAACAGTCCTGCGAAAGGCGGGCTGTTCCGCGCTGGAGCCATGAACAGTGGTGATGGTATCGCAGAGGGTTGGCTGGGTCATCCTACGTTCAGAGATGGTGAAGGTAGTGAGTTGTTTGTACGACGCTTACCCAACTTTTTCGAGACGTTCCCAGTTGTTTTGACGGATGCCAACAACGTTGTTAAGGCTGACATTCCTTTCCGACGCTCTGAGTCTCGATACAGCTTTGAGCAGCAAGGCGTAACCGTCAGCTTCTCGGGCGGTAATCTAGATGGGCAGACCTTTTCTGATCCTGCTGTCGTTAAGTCTTATGCTCGTAAGGCTCAACTTGGCGAACCCTTTGAGTTTGATACAGAGACGTTAGAGTCTGACGGTATTTTTCGAACCAGTACTCGTGGCTGGTTTACCTTTGGACATGCCTGTTTCGCTCTCCTCTTCTTCTTTGGCCACTGGTGGCATGGTGCACGGACTCTCTTCCGCGATGTATTCGCTGGGGTTGATCCTAATCTGTCTGAAGAGCAGGTTGAGTGGGGTGTCTTTGAGAAATTTGGAGATCCGACAACTCGCAAATCTTAG
- the cysK gene encoding cysteine synthase A, whose protein sequence is MNIAHDITELIGRTPLVQLNRIPQAEGCLARILVKLESLNPSASVKDRIGISMILKAEEQGTITPGKTLLVEPTSGNTGIALAMAAAARGYRLILTMPETMSAERRAMLRAYGAELELTPGSEGMKGCIQRAQEIVEKNSDALMLQQFQNPANPQAHRETTAEEIWADTDGQVDILIAGVGTGGTLTGVADVLKQRKADFQTVAVEPDNSPVLSGGCPGPHKIQGIGAGFVPSVLETDLIDEVVLVKDEDAIAYGRRLAREEGLLSGISSGAALAAAVQVAQRPQNEGKLIVMIQPSFGERYLSTPLFQDPQPAFSSPVNL, encoded by the coding sequence ATGAATATTGCCCACGATATTACTGAACTGATTGGCCGCACGCCCTTGGTGCAGCTGAACCGTATTCCCCAGGCAGAGGGATGTTTGGCACGAATCTTAGTCAAGCTGGAGAGTCTTAATCCTTCTGCTTCGGTGAAGGATCGGATCGGGATCAGCATGATCCTTAAGGCCGAGGAGCAGGGGACAATTACGCCTGGAAAAACTTTGTTAGTGGAGCCAACTTCAGGAAATACGGGAATCGCCTTAGCGATGGCAGCTGCAGCCCGTGGCTACCGACTGATTCTGACGATGCCTGAGACGATGAGTGCTGAGCGTCGAGCGATGCTGCGTGCCTATGGTGCTGAGCTGGAGCTAACGCCGGGTTCTGAAGGAATGAAGGGCTGTATCCAGCGTGCCCAAGAGATTGTAGAAAAGAACTCTGATGCTCTGATGCTGCAGCAGTTCCAGAATCCCGCTAATCCTCAGGCACACCGGGAGACGACGGCTGAAGAAATTTGGGCTGACACCGATGGTCAGGTGGATATTTTAATCGCGGGGGTTGGAACAGGCGGGACGCTCACTGGAGTGGCCGATGTTCTCAAGCAGCGTAAGGCTGATTTTCAGACCGTTGCAGTGGAGCCAGACAACAGTCCGGTGTTGTCTGGGGGATGCCCCGGTCCTCACAAGATTCAGGGGATTGGAGCCGGGTTTGTGCCGTCGGTGTTAGAAACGGATTTGATTGATGAAGTGGTGCTTGTTAAGGATGAAGATGCGATCGCATATGGTCGGCGCTTAGCTCGAGAAGAAGGACTGCTTTCGGGCATCTCTTCCGGAGCGGCGCTGGCTGCTGCTGTTCAAGTGGCTCAGCGTCCGCAGAATGAAGGCAAGCTGATCGTGATGATTCAGCCCAGCTTTGGCGAACGGTATTTGAGTACCCCACTTTTTCAAGATCCACAGCCTGCTTTTTCTAGTCCTGTAAACCTTTAA
- a CDS encoding photosystem II reaction center protein T: protein MSTFAYTLIFACIIGLFFFAIFFREPPKINK, encoded by the coding sequence ATGTCTACCTTTGCCTATACTCTGATTTTTGCCTGCATTATTGGCTTGTTCTTCTTCGCCATTTTCTTCCGTGAGCCTCCCAAAATTAATAAGTAG